Below is a genomic region from Halorussus salinus.
GACGAAGCGGTCCGGAACATGGCCACCATCGACGCGCTGTACGAGAGCGCCGAGCGCGGCGCGTCGGTCGCGGTGGAACGGCCCTGATTCCGCGCGGGACCGGGGTCCGGGCACCCACGTATATCCTCCTCGCGTTCGTAGCACACGACGAATAGTGCGGGAAGTCGGCCGAGAGTCGGTCGGCCGACTCCGGGCACGAGGAGAACTATGGACACGGACACAGTCACCGAGTCGAGGGACGCGAGAGACGCGATAGCCGCGAGCGACGTTTCGCTGACGTACAGCGACGGCACCGAGGCCGTGAAGTCGGTGGACCTCACGGTTCCCGAAGGCGAGTTCTTCGGGTTCCTCGGACCGAACGGCGCGGGGAAGACGACGACCATCAAGATGCTGGCGACGCTGTTGAAACCGACCGGCGGCGAGGTTCGGGTCAACGGGTTCGACGTGCGCGAACAGGCCCAGTCGGTCCGGGAGTCCATCGGATACATGGCCCAAGAGACCAGCATCGACCCGGAACTCACCGCGCGCGAGAACGTCCGGTTCGCCTGCGAGGCCTACGGCGTCCCGCGAAGCGAGCGCGCCGAGCGCATCGAGGAACTGCTCGAACTCGCCGACCTCGCGGACGTGGCCGACAAGCGCGCCGACGACTTCTCCGGCGGGATGAAAAAGCGCCTCGACGCCGCGACCGCGCTGGTCCACCGGCCGCCGCTGGTGTTCTTGGACGAACCGACGACGGGACTCGACCCGAAGGCCAGAAATCGCCTGTGGGAGTACTTCCGACGCATCAACGAGCAGGGCACGACCATCTTTCTCACGACCCAGTATTTGGAGGAGGCCGACCAGCTCTGCGACCGCATCGCGGTCATCCTCGACGGCGAAATCGTCGCCACGGGGTCGCCCGCGGAGTTGAAGCGCAGGGTCGGCGGCGAACTGCTGGACATCGAAATCGACGGCGGCGAGGCGGCCCGCGAGCGCGCCGCCGAAGTCGCGCGCTCGTCGGGCGTCTTCGACTCGGCCAGCGTCGAGGTCACCGACGAGGGCCTGACCGTCACGGCGCGCAACGCCCGGACCAACGGGACGGACCTCCTCGTGGCGCTCCGGGACGAAGGGCTGACCGTCACCGGATTCAACGTGCGCGCGCCGACGTTGGACGACGTGTTCCTCGCCATCACGGGCGAGGAGTTGGAGGACGCGCCGGACGACGCCGCGGTGGACGCGGAGGTGATTCGATGAGTACCGAGACCGACGAGGCGACGGCCGGGCCGACCATCGCCCCCGGCGAGACGGGCGGCGGCGAGCGCGGGTTCTGGACCGACGTGTGGGTCAACTTCAAGCGCTGGAACCTCAAAGCGGTGCGCAATCCGTTCGTGCTGACCGCCTCATTGATTCAGCCCATCGTCTTCCTCGTCCTGTTCACGCAGGTCTTCGGACAGGTCGCCACGGGAGCCATCAGCCGCGGCGGTGCGAGTATCACGTACGAAAGCTTCCTCCTGCCAGCTATCGTGATTCAGGTGTCGCTGGTCGCGGCCGCGACCTCGGGCATCGGTCTCGTCAACGACATCGAGGAAGGCATGTTCGAGAAAGTGCTGGTGAGTCCGATGAACCGCGCGGCGGTGTTCCTCGGCAAGACCTTGGCGGAGATGCTCCGCATCACGGTCCAGATTCTCATCATCCTCGGGTTGGGCGTCCTCCTCGGCGCGAACGTCGTCACCGGCATCGGGGGCGCGCTCGCCATCGTGGCCATCGGCATCGTGTTCGCCGGGTGGTTCACCGCGTTCTCGAACGTCGTCGCACTGGTCACCCGCGACCAAGAATCGACCATCATCGGCGCGAACATCCTCCAGTTCCCGCTTCTGTTCGTCTCGTCGGCGTTCCTCCCGGTCGAACTCCTCCCGGACTGGATTCAGGTCATCAGCGAGGTCAACCCCGTGACCTACGGCGTGGACGCGGCCCGCGCGCTCGTCATCGACGGGTGGGTCTGGGAGACGATTATTCCCAATGTGGGCGTGCTGGTCGGTCTCGACTTGGTTCTGGGCGCGTTCGCCGTGTACATGTTGAACCGAGCGTCGAGTTCCGCAGTTCAGTAGGTGGTTTTTCGGTCGCCGCGGTCGGTCTTCTGGTATGGCCAAACAGGACCTGCGCGAGCGAATCTGGGATCTCCTCGAAGCCGAGGGCATCGCCCGATTTCCGTTCCCGCCACACGACCGTATCCCGAACTTCGCCGGGGCCGAAGCCGCCGCCGACCTCCTCGGCGAAACCGACGAGTGGCAGGCCGCCGAGGCCATCAAGGCTAACCCCGACGCACCACAGCTACCGGTGCGGCGACGTGCGCTCCGGGAGGGCAAGACCGTCTACACGGCGGTGCCGCGACTCCGCGACGAGAAACCGTTTTACGAACTCGACCCGACGACGATTCCACCAGACGAGTACGACAGCGCGCCGACCATCTCGCACGTCGAGTCGTACGCACGGCAGGTCGCGCCGGAGGAAGTGGCCACTATCGACCTCGTGGTGTCGGGGAGCGTAGCCGTCACCGCGACGGGCGCGCGTGTCGGGAAAGGCGAAGGGTACAGCGACCTCGAATACGCGGTCCTTCGAGAGTTGG
It encodes:
- a CDS encoding ABC transporter ATP-binding protein; the protein is MDTDTVTESRDARDAIAASDVSLTYSDGTEAVKSVDLTVPEGEFFGFLGPNGAGKTTTIKMLATLLKPTGGEVRVNGFDVREQAQSVRESIGYMAQETSIDPELTARENVRFACEAYGVPRSERAERIEELLELADLADVADKRADDFSGGMKKRLDAATALVHRPPLVFLDEPTTGLDPKARNRLWEYFRRINEQGTTIFLTTQYLEEADQLCDRIAVILDGEIVATGSPAELKRRVGGELLDIEIDGGEAARERAAEVARSSGVFDSASVEVTDEGLTVTARNARTNGTDLLVALRDEGLTVTGFNVRAPTLDDVFLAITGEELEDAPDDAAVDAEVIR
- a CDS encoding ABC transporter permease produces the protein MSTETDEATAGPTIAPGETGGGERGFWTDVWVNFKRWNLKAVRNPFVLTASLIQPIVFLVLFTQVFGQVATGAISRGGASITYESFLLPAIVIQVSLVAAATSGIGLVNDIEEGMFEKVLVSPMNRAAVFLGKTLAEMLRITVQILIILGLGVLLGANVVTGIGGALAIVAIGIVFAGWFTAFSNVVALVTRDQESTIIGANILQFPLLFVSSAFLPVELLPDWIQVISEVNPVTYGVDAARALVIDGWVWETIIPNVGVLVGLDLVLGAFAVYMLNRASSSAVQ
- a CDS encoding 5-formyltetrahydrofolate cyclo-ligase, which encodes MAKQDLRERIWDLLEAEGIARFPFPPHDRIPNFAGAEAAADLLGETDEWQAAEAIKANPDAPQLPVRRRALREGKTVYTAVPRLRDEKPFYELDPTTIPPDEYDSAPTISHVESYARQVAPEEVATIDLVVSGSVAVTATGARVGKGEGYSDLEYAVLRELDLVDAETPIATTVHDSQVVDEDVAVEAHDVPMDLVVTPTETIRTATEHETPAGVFWDELADERIRAIPALEARRPK